In Halorhabdus rudnickae, the following proteins share a genomic window:
- a CDS encoding DNA-methyltransferase, with protein sequence METTHAVVTGDARELDLPSDSVDLVVTSPPYPMIEMWDDAFTAQDPAIGDALAAENGERAFELMHDLLGTVWTELRRVLVDGGMAAINVGDATRTLERFQQYPNAAEITDRMCDLGFDVLPDVVWRKPANSAAKFMGSGMLPPNAYPTLEHESILLFRNGERRSFPPRDEARYESAYFWEERNRWFSDLWDVRGTDQTLAESVRDRSGAFPIEIPLRLIRMFSVYGDTVLDPFWGTGTTTLATLLAGRNSVGYERDADLRATFDDRIEGVAERSRERATRRLERHREWVTEQEAEGADLAYENEHYETPVRTKQERELRLYAVESVRETADGYAAMHVPLEAQE encoded by the coding sequence ATGGAAACCACCCACGCGGTCGTCACGGGGGACGCCCGCGAGCTGGATCTCCCGTCGGACTCGGTCGACCTCGTCGTCACCTCGCCGCCGTATCCGATGATCGAGATGTGGGACGACGCTTTCACCGCACAGGATCCCGCGATCGGCGACGCGCTCGCCGCCGAGAACGGCGAGCGGGCCTTCGAGCTGATGCACGACCTCCTCGGGACGGTCTGGACGGAACTCCGACGCGTGCTCGTCGACGGGGGTATGGCTGCGATCAACGTCGGCGACGCCACGCGCACGCTGGAGCGCTTCCAGCAGTACCCAAACGCCGCCGAGATCACGGATCGAATGTGTGACCTGGGATTCGACGTGCTGCCGGACGTCGTCTGGCGCAAACCCGCCAACAGCGCCGCGAAGTTCATGGGATCGGGCATGCTTCCGCCGAACGCCTACCCGACTCTCGAACACGAGTCGATTCTGCTCTTTCGCAACGGCGAACGTCGTTCGTTTCCGCCCCGCGACGAGGCGCGCTACGAGAGCGCCTATTTCTGGGAGGAGCGCAATCGCTGGTTCTCCGACCTCTGGGACGTTCGGGGGACCGATCAGACGCTCGCCGAGAGCGTCCGTGACCGTTCTGGCGCGTTCCCGATCGAAATCCCGCTTCGCTTGATCCGGATGTTTTCCGTCTACGGCGACACCGTCCTCGATCCCTTCTGGGGGACCGGGACGACGACGCTCGCGACACTGTTGGCCGGTCGAAACTCGGTCGGCTACGAACGCGACGCCGACCTCCGGGCGACGTTCGACGACCGTATCGAGGGGGTTGCCGAACGGTCCCGCGAGCGTGCGACCCGACGGCTCGAACGTCACCGCGAGTGGGTCACCGAACAGGAGGCCGAGGGAGCGGATCTCGCCTACGAGAACGAGCACTACGAAACGCCCGTCCGGACGAAACAGGAGCGGGAGTTGCGACTGTACGCAGTCGAGTCGGTACGGGAGACAGCGGACGGCTACGCGGCGATGCACGTACCGCTCGAAGCGCAGGAGTGA
- a CDS encoding 2-amino-3,7-dideoxy-D-threo-hept-6-ulosonate synthase: protein MTAGKHARLERIGTGGRHLVVPMDHGLTMGPVTGLVDLESTVASITRGGADAVLTQKGVAERVHGNLNGAGYVVHLNGSTTIGPDENDKRPTGTVDDAVRAGADAVSFHINVGSTHEPDQLTQLSEVASEADRLGMPVLAMAYARGPGVEESDPTALAHAVRLAEEVGADVIKTGYSGDAESFETVAAAASKPVLIAGGSRGTDRETLAMVRGAMDGGAAGVSMGRSIFQHEDPEAITRAVSAVIHDDESADAAAERAGLAIDA, encoded by the coding sequence ATGACTGCTGGCAAGCACGCACGTCTCGAACGTATCGGTACAGGGGGGCGACACCTCGTCGTCCCGATGGATCACGGCCTCACGATGGGTCCGGTAACGGGCCTCGTCGACCTAGAATCGACCGTCGCATCGATCACGCGCGGCGGCGCGGATGCCGTTCTCACCCAGAAGGGCGTCGCCGAGCGCGTCCACGGGAACTTGAATGGTGCGGGCTACGTCGTCCACCTCAACGGCTCGACGACGATCGGTCCCGACGAGAACGACAAGCGCCCGACCGGGACCGTCGATGATGCCGTGCGAGCGGGCGCCGACGCCGTCTCCTTTCACATCAACGTCGGCAGCACACACGAACCCGACCAGTTGACCCAGCTGTCCGAGGTCGCGAGCGAAGCCGATCGACTCGGCATGCCCGTGCTGGCGATGGCTTACGCCCGGGGACCGGGCGTCGAGGAATCGGATCCGACGGCACTCGCTCACGCCGTCCGGCTGGCGGAGGAGGTGGGCGCTGACGTGATCAAGACGGGCTACAGCGGTGATGCAGAGAGCTTCGAGACCGTCGCGGCCGCCGCGAGCAAGCCGGTCCTGATCGCGGGCGGGTCGCGCGGGACCGACCGTGAGACCCTGGCGATGGTCCGGGGGGCGATGGATGGCGGCGCCGCTGGCGTCTCGATGGGACGATCGATCTTCCAGCACGAGGACCCCGAGGCGATCACGCGCGCGGTCTCGGCAGTCATCCACGATGACGAGAGCGCGGACGCAGCCGCCGAACGGGCCGGACTCGCGATCGACGCCTGA
- a CDS encoding transcription initiation factor IIB, with protein sequence MSETNTRARLEKSSAVTEEQEESTDVSCPECDGNLVSDTERGETVCTDCGLVVEEDEIDPGPEWRAFDAKEKDQKSRVGAPTTNMMHDKGLSTNIDWRDKDAYGNSLGARQREKMQRLRKWNERFRTRDSKERNLKQALGEIDRMASALGLPESVRETASVIYRRALDEDLLPGRSIEGVSTASVYAAARQAGVPRSLDELTEVSRVEKDEIARTYRYVVRELGLEVKPADPESYVPRFTSDLELSEEAERRARELLQNAKEEGVHSGKSPVGLAAAAIYAASLLTNEKTTQAAVSEVADISEVTIRNRYHELLEAEQSIPAA encoded by the coding sequence ATGAGCGAAACAAACACACGAGCGCGACTCGAGAAATCGTCGGCAGTGACCGAAGAGCAAGAGGAATCGACAGACGTCTCCTGTCCGGAGTGCGACGGCAATCTCGTTTCTGACACCGAACGCGGCGAGACCGTCTGTACTGACTGTGGCCTGGTGGTCGAGGAAGACGAGATTGACCCCGGGCCGGAGTGGCGCGCCTTCGACGCCAAAGAGAAAGACCAGAAATCACGCGTCGGCGCCCCCACCACCAACATGATGCACGACAAGGGGCTCTCGACCAACATCGACTGGCGTGACAAGGACGCCTACGGCAACTCTCTGGGTGCCCGCCAGCGCGAGAAGATGCAGCGCCTCCGGAAGTGGAACGAGCGCTTCCGGACGCGTGACTCCAAGGAGCGCAACCTCAAGCAGGCCTTAGGCGAGATCGACCGCATGGCGTCGGCGCTTGGTCTGCCCGAGAGCGTCCGCGAAACGGCCTCGGTCATCTATCGGCGCGCCCTCGACGAGGACTTGCTCCCCGGTCGTTCCATCGAGGGTGTCTCGACGGCCTCGGTATACGCCGCCGCACGCCAGGCTGGCGTCCCGCGCAGCCTCGACGAGCTGACCGAGGTCTCCCGCGTCGAGAAAGACGAAATCGCCCGGACGTACCGCTACGTCGTCCGTGAACTCGGTCTCGAGGTCAAGCCGGCCGACCCCGAAAGTTACGTCCCGCGCTTTACGTCCGATCTCGAACTGAGCGAAGAGGCCGAGCGCCGTGCCCGTGAACTCCTCCAGAACGCCAAGGAGGAGGGCGTCCACTCCGGGAAGAGCCCCGTCGGCCTCGCCGCGGCAGCGATCTACGCCGCCTCCCTGTTGACCAACGAGAAGACGACCCAGGCGGCCGTCAGCGAGGTCGCGGACATCTCCGAGGTCACCATCCGCAACCGCTATCACGAACTGCTGGAAGCCGAGCAGTCGATCCCCGCGGCCTGA
- a CDS encoding methyl-accepting chemotaxis protein, with the protein MASDSGNAGADLDGVSSVSSTELGSAIDELLQTSENVSRSSQQITDLAQEQSTNMQEVAGEVSNLSATVEEVASSANEVKAVSQQASQLADQGRDVADDAIDAMESVDDANKDVSTDVEQLRERIDEIDEIVEVINDIADQTNMLALNASIEAARAGEAGEGFAVVADEVKSLAEESQQNATEIEAMVADIKADTESTVESIEEANEQVEAGIDQVGETVDILQKIDQAVTEAAEGAQEVAEATDDQAASTEEVASMVDRTAETAEEVAEEIEDIAAANQQQSAKVNELQSMLNQ; encoded by the coding sequence ATGGCATCAGATTCGGGTAACGCGGGCGCTGATCTCGACGGCGTCAGTTCGGTGTCCTCGACGGAACTCGGGAGCGCGATCGACGAGCTATTGCAGACATCCGAGAACGTCTCGCGGAGTTCCCAACAGATCACCGACCTCGCTCAGGAACAGTCGACAAACATGCAAGAGGTCGCCGGCGAGGTGTCGAACCTCTCGGCGACGGTCGAGGAGGTCGCCTCGAGCGCCAACGAGGTCAAGGCCGTCAGCCAGCAGGCCAGCCAGCTGGCCGACCAGGGACGGGACGTCGCTGACGACGCGATCGACGCCATGGAGTCCGTCGACGACGCGAACAAGGACGTCTCGACAGACGTCGAGCAGTTGCGCGAGCGCATCGACGAGATCGACGAGATCGTCGAGGTGATCAACGACATCGCCGACCAGACGAACATGCTGGCGCTGAACGCCTCCATTGAGGCTGCCCGCGCCGGCGAGGCCGGTGAGGGCTTTGCTGTCGTCGCCGACGAGGTCAAGAGTCTCGCCGAGGAGTCTCAGCAGAACGCCACGGAGATAGAGGCCATGGTCGCCGACATCAAGGCCGACACCGAAAGCACCGTCGAGAGTATCGAAGAGGCCAACGAACAGGTCGAGGCGGGGATCGATCAGGTGGGCGAGACCGTCGACATTCTCCAGAAGATCGACCAGGCTGTCACCGAGGCCGCCGAGGGTGCCCAGGAGGTTGCCGAGGCCACCGACGATCAGGCCGCTTCCACCGAGGAAGTCGCCAGTATGGTCGACCGGACCGCAGAGACTGCCGAAGAGGTTGCCGAGGAGATCGAGGACATCGCCGCCGCCAACCAGCAACAGTCCGCGAAGGTCAACGAACTGCAGTCGATGCTGAACCAGTGA
- a CDS encoding MarR family transcriptional regulator, with protein MPIDIKHFEERPIEELKAGGRTNAEEILSFLASSPDQAYTPKEIHEATGVKRGSVGVVLSRLEGRGLLRHRGDYWTIADDVDVGTTLSAMSTARTASDRLGSEDPDEWGPGVDENEG; from the coding sequence ATGCCCATCGACATCAAACACTTCGAAGAACGTCCCATCGAGGAACTCAAGGCGGGTGGACGAACAAACGCGGAGGAAATCCTTTCCTTTCTCGCTTCGTCACCGGACCAAGCGTACACGCCAAAGGAGATCCACGAGGCCACTGGCGTCAAACGAGGGAGCGTCGGTGTCGTCCTCTCTCGTCTCGAGGGACGGGGACTCCTGAGACACCGGGGGGATTACTGGACGATTGCCGACGACGTGGACGTGGGAACGACGCTGAGTGCGATGTCGACCGCGCGGACGGCATCTGATCGCCTCGGATCGGAAGACCCCGACGAGTGGGGCCCCGGCGTAGACGAAAACGAGGGATGA
- the trpA gene encoding tryptophan synthase subunit alpha, whose product MSDAIDAVFAEGEPAFIPYLVAGDPNYEASLEYVEALERGGADVIELGLPFSEPIAEGSTIQDAIVRSLEAGMTPDRYFDFVEDLDVKAPLVCMTYYNLIYQFGSEPGPESFVERAAEAGIAGLVVPDLPAEEADPLRAACDEHGLDLIFIVAPTTEGDRLARMMERVSGYVYVQARLGTTGAREDVSDQTDESLARLSEWDVPKAVGFGIKTGAHAERIVSAGADGIIVGSALVDIVAEGTDGDESTEAVAERLETRARELKEGALRGAGIATPESGD is encoded by the coding sequence ATGAGCGACGCCATCGACGCGGTCTTTGCCGAGGGCGAGCCCGCGTTCATCCCGTATCTCGTCGCTGGCGATCCCAACTACGAGGCCTCCCTCGAATACGTCGAGGCGCTGGAACGCGGCGGCGCAGACGTGATCGAACTCGGCCTTCCGTTCTCCGAGCCGATCGCCGAGGGATCGACGATCCAGGATGCGATCGTTCGATCCCTGGAAGCCGGAATGACGCCCGATCGATACTTCGATTTCGTCGAAGATCTGGACGTCAAAGCGCCGCTGGTCTGTATGACCTACTACAACCTGATCTACCAGTTTGGGTCCGAGCCAGGACCCGAGTCCTTCGTCGAACGAGCCGCCGAAGCCGGGATCGCGGGCCTGGTCGTTCCCGACCTCCCGGCCGAGGAGGCCGACCCACTCCGGGCGGCCTGTGACGAACACGGTCTCGACCTGATCTTCATCGTCGCGCCGACGACCGAGGGCGACCGCCTCGCGCGGATGATGGAGCGGGTCTCGGGGTACGTCTACGTCCAGGCACGGCTGGGGACGACTGGCGCGCGCGAGGACGTCAGCGATCAGACCGACGAGAGCCTCGCGCGACTCTCCGAGTGGGACGTCCCCAAAGCAGTCGGATTTGGGATCAAGACCGGCGCGCACGCCGAGCGGATCGTCTCGGCGGGCGCTGACGGCATCATCGTCGGCTCGGCGCTGGTCGACATCGTCGCCGAAGGGACGGACGGAGACGAGTCGACCGAGGCAGTCGCGGAGCGACTCGAAACCAGGGCCAGAGAGCTCAAGGAAGGTGCGCTCCGCGGCGCCGGCATCGCGACGCCGGAGTCTGGGGACTGA
- a CDS encoding 3-dehydroquinate synthase II yields MTRSVWLKADDAVGDWEARKRRITAGLEAGVDWVLVDERDVDRVRELGEVNVAAFTGDDVHVMEAEAADAPTADAVIVGKDGEGDGTVDLPSDFSGSADLSALRSGGADGGYVRIFDQSYEAFAEAIAGDATYSIVVSEDWQIIPLENLIARVGEETTLIAGVQTAEDARTAYETLEIGADAVLLDTDDPDEIRETCEVRDAVGRETLDLQYATITAIEQTGSADRVCVDTGSIMDHDEGMLVGSMARGLFFVHAETAESPYVASRPFRVNAGAVHAYVRTPGGETKYLSELSSGDEVQVVDADGNTREAIVGRAKIEQRPMFRLQAETEDGDTIETLLQNAETIKVATPDGRTAVTDLEAGDELLVYHEDQARHFGEAVEESIIEK; encoded by the coding sequence ATGACACGCTCCGTGTGGCTCAAGGCCGACGACGCCGTCGGTGACTGGGAGGCGCGCAAGCGACGTATCACTGCAGGACTGGAGGCCGGCGTCGACTGGGTACTGGTCGACGAACGCGACGTCGATCGCGTCCGCGAACTCGGCGAGGTGAACGTTGCTGCCTTCACTGGCGACGACGTCCACGTCATGGAAGCCGAGGCAGCGGACGCTCCGACGGCCGACGCGGTGATCGTCGGCAAAGACGGCGAAGGTGACGGCACGGTCGATCTCCCCTCCGATTTCTCGGGATCAGCCGACCTCTCGGCACTCCGGAGCGGCGGCGCCGACGGCGGATACGTCCGGATCTTCGATCAGTCCTACGAGGCTTTCGCCGAAGCGATCGCCGGAGACGCCACCTACTCGATCGTTGTCTCCGAGGACTGGCAGATCATCCCCCTGGAGAACCTGATCGCCCGAGTCGGCGAGGAGACGACGCTGATCGCCGGCGTCCAGACCGCCGAAGACGCCCGCACTGCCTACGAGACCTTAGAGATCGGGGCCGACGCCGTCCTGCTCGACACTGACGACCCCGACGAGATCCGGGAGACCTGTGAGGTACGCGACGCCGTGGGACGAGAGACCCTGGACCTGCAGTACGCCACGATTACGGCGATCGAGCAGACCGGCTCGGCCGACCGAGTCTGTGTCGACACGGGGTCGATCATGGATCACGACGAGGGGATGCTCGTCGGCTCGATGGCCCGTGGACTGTTCTTCGTCCACGCCGAGACCGCCGAATCGCCGTACGTCGCCTCCCGTCCCTTCCGGGTCAACGCCGGGGCCGTCCACGCCTACGTCCGCACGCCCGGCGGGGAGACGAAATACCTCTCGGAGCTGTCCAGCGGCGACGAGGTCCAGGTCGTCGACGCGGACGGCAACACCCGCGAGGCGATCGTCGGCCGCGCGAAGATCGAGCAACGCCCCATGTTCCGGCTTCAGGCCGAGACCGAGGACGGGGATACGATCGAAACACTGCTGCAGAACGCCGAGACGATCAAGGTCGCCACCCCCGACGGACGGACGGCCGTGACTGACCTCGAAGCCGGCGACGAACTGCTGGTCTACCATGAAGACCAGGCACGGCACTTCGGTGAGGCTGTCGAGGAGAGTATCATCGAGAAGTAA
- a CDS encoding carboxymuconolactone decarboxylase family protein yields the protein MSDEPPEFLDQLIEADPEFGEPVGEAFEQALTDGELPPKTKFLIMMALDAAAGHEEGVENLAEQARSAGASDAEILETIEVVTMTNGFQGLATGSAALQ from the coding sequence ATGTCGGACGAACCGCCAGAATTTCTCGACCAGTTGATCGAAGCCGATCCGGAATTCGGTGAGCCAGTCGGAGAGGCGTTCGAACAGGCCCTCACTGACGGCGAACTCCCGCCCAAAACGAAGTTCCTGATCATGATGGCTCTTGACGCGGCGGCGGGCCACGAGGAGGGCGTCGAGAACCTCGCGGAGCAAGCACGTTCGGCAGGGGCCTCCGACGCGGAAATCTTGGAAACGATCGAGGTCGTGACGATGACGAATGGGTTTCAGGGGCTCGCGACCGGCAGTGCGGCCTTGCAGTAA
- a CDS encoding type I 3-dehydroquinate dehydratase — MNFESFRLAAATADLDDEPAAREHADLVELRMDMAADPLSQLSDYGGELPLLVTNRPEWEGGEAEADGRLAALEAAVTDDAVAAVDVELQSAREGAADRVIETAREHDVSVIVSTHDFEGTPPMGELQAALRTACEYGDVGKLAVTAETPDDVLDLLVATRAATVEGETVATMAMGEAGRHSRAVAPLYGSRIGYAPVDPAEATAPGQYDLATLAELVSELNGV, encoded by the coding sequence ATGAACTTCGAGTCGTTTCGACTGGCGGCTGCTACGGCGGATCTGGACGACGAGCCGGCGGCCCGCGAGCACGCCGACCTGGTCGAGTTGCGGATGGACATGGCGGCCGACCCCCTTTCGCAGTTGTCGGACTACGGCGGCGAATTACCGCTGTTGGTGACCAACCGCCCCGAGTGGGAGGGTGGGGAGGCCGAGGCGGATGGTCGGCTGGCGGCCCTGGAGGCAGCGGTCACTGACGATGCCGTCGCCGCCGTCGACGTGGAACTACAGAGCGCTCGCGAGGGCGCGGCCGATCGCGTCATCGAGACCGCTCGGGAACACGACGTCAGTGTGATCGTCTCGACGCACGACTTCGAGGGGACGCCGCCGATGGGCGAGTTGCAGGCTGCCCTCCGGACGGCCTGTGAGTACGGCGATGTCGGCAAACTCGCCGTCACGGCCGAGACGCCCGACGACGTGCTCGACCTGCTGGTGGCGACACGGGCGGCGACCGTTGAGGGAGAAACCGTCGCGACGATGGCGATGGGCGAGGCGGGCCGGCACTCCCGAGCGGTCGCGCCGCTCTATGGCTCGCGGATCGGGTACGCGCCGGTTGATCCGGCCGAGGCGACAGCACCCGGACAGTACGACCTGGCGACGCTTGCCGAACTCGTCTCAGAGCTGAACGGCGTCTGA
- a CDS encoding zinc ribbon domain-containing protein: MNETHKRRRPWVAAALSVLFPGLGHAYLREWLRMGMWLALMVAVVSFLLPPSIVPQEVTFDAVMAASRNLPTDLSLVILALRTLNVFDAYVIARQAQNRTAVETGQQCPHCGHELEDTDLAFCPWCGSELDGTPEDENTRSGL, from the coding sequence GTGAACGAGACACACAAGCGTCGACGACCGTGGGTTGCGGCTGCGCTCTCGGTGCTCTTTCCGGGCCTTGGCCACGCGTACCTTCGGGAGTGGCTCCGCATGGGGATGTGGCTCGCGCTCATGGTGGCGGTCGTTTCCTTTCTGCTCCCGCCATCGATCGTCCCGCAGGAAGTCACGTTCGACGCAGTGATGGCAGCCAGCCGGAACCTGCCGACGGACCTCTCGCTTGTCATTCTCGCGTTGCGAACGCTGAACGTCTTCGACGCCTACGTCATCGCCCGCCAGGCCCAAAACCGAACCGCGGTCGAGACGGGCCAGCAGTGCCCCCACTGCGGGCACGAACTCGAAGACACGGACCTCGCCTTCTGTCCGTGGTGTGGGTCCGAACTCGACGGGACGCCGGAAGACGAGAACACACGTTCAGGGCTCTGA